Proteins from one Archocentrus centrarchus isolate MPI-CPG fArcCen1 chromosome 8, fArcCen1, whole genome shotgun sequence genomic window:
- the sgsm3 gene encoding small G protein signaling modulator 3 isoform X2: MSGTYTPAPGGPFSALTPSMWPQDILAKYHQKDSSQQPELQYDEFGFRVDTEDGGEPKSWLGTEGSPQREDPQQRLRWQAHLEFTHNHTVGDLTWDLIDPVLPRSERLHSLVLGGIPHSMRPQLWMRLSGALQKKRTSEISYREIIKNSSNDDTTIAKQIEKDLLRTMPTNACFSSLTSVGVPRLRRVLRSLAWLYPDIGYCQGTGMVVSCLLLFLEEEDALWMMCSLIEDLLPPSYFSSTLLGVQTDQRVLRQLIVQYLPALDRLLQEHDIELSLITLHWFLTSFASVVDIRLLLRIWDLLFYEGSLVLFQVTLGMLKIKEEELVSSENSASIFNTLSDLPSQLRDAAAVLGEAMRLAGTLSQETLEAHRHKHLAYILNEQAQLSNGNSTTLNSNLNKVVRRQSLRRKSTLTSLLFGEDEAEALKSKNIKQTELVASLREAIARIAEHFHCLDPRHSSTDLTPDYSMESHQRDHENFLVVSRNRRRRAKALLDFERHDDDELGFRKNDIITIISQKDEHCWVGELNGLRGWFPAKFVEILDERSKEYSLAGDDSVTEAVTDLARGTLCPSLKAIFQHGLKKPSILGGPCHPWLFIEEAASREVERDFNSVYSRLVLCKTYRLDEDGKVLTPEELLYRAVQSVNMSHDAAHAQMDVKFRSLVCVGLNEQVLHLWLEVLCSSMAAVEKWYHPWSFLRSPGWVQIKCELRVLSKFAFSLSQDCELPDKKEKSAILKAQVMEVLVQHHLFSWDL, from the exons ATGTCAG gTACCTACACACCAGCTCCCGGTGGGCCATTCTCGGCTCTTACCCCAAGCATGTGGCCCCAGGATATTTTGGCCAAGTACCATCAA aAAGACTCGTCACAGCAGCCTGAACTCCAGTACGATGAATTTGGTTTTAGGGTGGACACAGAGG ACGGTGGGGAGCCTAAGTCCTGGCTGGGCACTGAGGGCTCACCTCAGCGTGAAGACCCCCAGCAGCGACTGCGCTGGCAAGCCCACCTGGAGTTCACCCATAACCACACAGTGGGTGATCTGACCTGGGATCTTATTGATCCCGTCCTTCCACGCTCGGAGCGTTTGCATTCCCTGGTGCTAGGAGGAATACCTCATAGTATGAGACCACAG CTTTGGATGCGTCTGTCTGGAGCCCTTCAAAAGAAGAGGACCTCTGAGATCTCCTACAGAGAAATCATCAAGAACAGCTCCAATGATGACACTACAATAGCTAAACAG ATAGAGAAGGACTTGTTACGGACTATGCCAACCAATGCATGTTTCAGTAGTCTGACCAGTGTCGGAGTGCCAAGGCTGAGACGGGTACTGAGAAGCCTGGCCTGGCTCTACCCCGATATTGGCTACTGCCAGGGAACCGGCATG GtggtttcctgtctgctgctcttTCTTGAGGAGGAGGATGCACTATGGATGATGTGTTCCCTGATTGAAGACCTCCTTCCTCCATCTTACTTCTCCTCCACTCTGCTGGGCGTCCAAACGGACCAGCGAGTTCTCCGCCAACTTATTGTTCAGTACCTGCCGGCCCTTGACCGCCTTCTGCAGGAACATGACATAG AGTTATCACTGATCACACTGCACTGGTTCCTGACATCATTTGCCAGTGTGGTGGACATCCGTCTGCTTCTCAGGATCTGGGATCTGCTCTTCTATGAAGGTTCCCTGGTGCTTTTCCAGGTGACACTGGGCATGCTCAAGATTAAG GAGGAGGAACTCGTATCATCAGAGAACTCTGCATCCATTTTTAATACTCTTTCGGATTtgccaagccagctgagagatgcgGCTGCAGTTTTAGGAGAGGCTATGAGGCTGGCAGGGACACTGTCCCAAGAAACTCTGGAAGCTCACAGACACAAGCACTTAGCCTACATCCTAAATGAACAGGCACAGCTCAGCAATGGAAACAGCACAACACTCAACAGTAATCTCAACAAG GTGGTGAGGAGGCAGTCTTTGCGCAGGAAATCCACCCTGACCTCCCTGCTGTTTGGAGAGGATGAGGCAGAAGCTTTGAAATCCAAGAACATAAAGCAGACTGAGTTGGTGGCCTCCTTGCGAGAGGCCATAGCCCGCATTGCAGAGCACTTCCATTGTCTGGACCCACGCCATTCCAGCACT GATCTGACTCCAGACTACTCCATGGAGAGTCACCAGCGAGATCATGAGAACTTTCTTGTGGTATCTCGCAACCGGCGGAGACGGGCAAAGGCTTTGCTGGACTTTGAGcgtcatgatgatgatgaactgGGCTTCAGGAAGAATGACATCATCACT ATCATTTCGCAAAAGGATGAGCACTGTTGGGTCGGTGAGCTCAATGGCCTTAGAG GCTGGTTTCCAGCAAAGTTTGTTGAGATTCTAGATGAAAGGAGCAAGGAG TACTCACTAGCAGGTGATGACTCTGTGACAGAGGCAGTGACAGACCTGGCCAGAGGGACTCTATGTCCATCTCTAAAGGCCATCTTTCAGCATGGTCTAAAGAAACCATCTATACTTGGGGGGCCATGTCACCCTTGGTTATTCATAGAGGAG GCGGCCAGCAGGGAGGTAGAGAGGGACTTCAATTCTGTTTACTCCAGGCTGGTGCTGtgtaaaacctacag GTTAGATGAAGATGGGAAAGTACTAACACCAGAGGAGCTGCTCTACAGA GCAGTGCAGTCAGTCAACATGAGCCACGATGCAGCACACGCTCAAATGGATGTCAAGTTTAGGTCTCTTGTGTGTGTTGGGCTGAA TGAGCAGGTGCTGCACTTATGGTTGGAGGTGTTGTGCTCCAGCATGGCTGCTGTAGAAAAATGGTATCATCCATGGTCTTTCCTTCGTAGTCCTGGATGGGTCCAAATCAAGTGTGAGCTCAG GGTCCTGTCAAAGTTTGCTTTCAGTCTCTCCCAAGATTGTGAGCTACCCGACAAAAAGGAG AAGTCTGCGATTCTGAAAGCACAAGTTATGGAAGTGCTGGTTCAGCATCACCTCTTTAGTTGGGATCTCTAG
- the sgsm3 gene encoding small G protein signaling modulator 3 isoform X1 has translation MSGTYTPAPGGPFSALTPSMWPQDILAKYHQKDSSQQPELQYDEFGFRVDTEDGGEPKSWLGTEGSPQREDPQQRLRWQAHLEFTHNHTVGDLTWDLIDPVLPRSERLHSLVLGGIPHSMRPQLWMRLSGALQKKRTSEISYREIIKNSSNDDTTIAKQIEKDLLRTMPTNACFSSLTSVGVPRLRRVLRSLAWLYPDIGYCQGTGMVVSCLLLFLEEEDALWMMCSLIEDLLPPSYFSSTLLGVQTDQRVLRQLIVQYLPALDRLLQEHDIELSLITLHWFLTSFASVVDIRLLLRIWDLLFYEGSLVLFQVTLGMLKIKEEELVSSENSASIFNTLSDLPSQLRDAAAVLGEAMRLAGTLSQETLEAHRHKHLAYILNEQAQLSNGNSTTLNSNLNKVVRRQSLRRKSTLTSLLFGEDEAEALKSKNIKQTELVASLREAIARIAEHFHCLDPRHSSTDLTPDYSMESHQRDHENFLVVSRNRRRRAKALLDFERHDDDELGFRKNDIITIISQKDEHCWVGELNGLRGWFPAKFVEILDERSKEYSLAGDDSVTEAVTDLARGTLCPSLKAIFQHGLKKPSILGGPCHPWLFIEEAASREVERDFNSVYSRLVLCKTYRLDEDGKVLTPEELLYRAVQSVNMSHDAAHAQMDVKFRSLVCVGLNEQVLHLWLEVLCSSMAAVEKWYHPWSFLRSPGWVQIKCELRVLSKFAFSLSQDCELPDKKEEKEQKPLKEGVQDMLVKHHLFSWDIDG, from the exons ATGTCAG gTACCTACACACCAGCTCCCGGTGGGCCATTCTCGGCTCTTACCCCAAGCATGTGGCCCCAGGATATTTTGGCCAAGTACCATCAA aAAGACTCGTCACAGCAGCCTGAACTCCAGTACGATGAATTTGGTTTTAGGGTGGACACAGAGG ACGGTGGGGAGCCTAAGTCCTGGCTGGGCACTGAGGGCTCACCTCAGCGTGAAGACCCCCAGCAGCGACTGCGCTGGCAAGCCCACCTGGAGTTCACCCATAACCACACAGTGGGTGATCTGACCTGGGATCTTATTGATCCCGTCCTTCCACGCTCGGAGCGTTTGCATTCCCTGGTGCTAGGAGGAATACCTCATAGTATGAGACCACAG CTTTGGATGCGTCTGTCTGGAGCCCTTCAAAAGAAGAGGACCTCTGAGATCTCCTACAGAGAAATCATCAAGAACAGCTCCAATGATGACACTACAATAGCTAAACAG ATAGAGAAGGACTTGTTACGGACTATGCCAACCAATGCATGTTTCAGTAGTCTGACCAGTGTCGGAGTGCCAAGGCTGAGACGGGTACTGAGAAGCCTGGCCTGGCTCTACCCCGATATTGGCTACTGCCAGGGAACCGGCATG GtggtttcctgtctgctgctcttTCTTGAGGAGGAGGATGCACTATGGATGATGTGTTCCCTGATTGAAGACCTCCTTCCTCCATCTTACTTCTCCTCCACTCTGCTGGGCGTCCAAACGGACCAGCGAGTTCTCCGCCAACTTATTGTTCAGTACCTGCCGGCCCTTGACCGCCTTCTGCAGGAACATGACATAG AGTTATCACTGATCACACTGCACTGGTTCCTGACATCATTTGCCAGTGTGGTGGACATCCGTCTGCTTCTCAGGATCTGGGATCTGCTCTTCTATGAAGGTTCCCTGGTGCTTTTCCAGGTGACACTGGGCATGCTCAAGATTAAG GAGGAGGAACTCGTATCATCAGAGAACTCTGCATCCATTTTTAATACTCTTTCGGATTtgccaagccagctgagagatgcgGCTGCAGTTTTAGGAGAGGCTATGAGGCTGGCAGGGACACTGTCCCAAGAAACTCTGGAAGCTCACAGACACAAGCACTTAGCCTACATCCTAAATGAACAGGCACAGCTCAGCAATGGAAACAGCACAACACTCAACAGTAATCTCAACAAG GTGGTGAGGAGGCAGTCTTTGCGCAGGAAATCCACCCTGACCTCCCTGCTGTTTGGAGAGGATGAGGCAGAAGCTTTGAAATCCAAGAACATAAAGCAGACTGAGTTGGTGGCCTCCTTGCGAGAGGCCATAGCCCGCATTGCAGAGCACTTCCATTGTCTGGACCCACGCCATTCCAGCACT GATCTGACTCCAGACTACTCCATGGAGAGTCACCAGCGAGATCATGAGAACTTTCTTGTGGTATCTCGCAACCGGCGGAGACGGGCAAAGGCTTTGCTGGACTTTGAGcgtcatgatgatgatgaactgGGCTTCAGGAAGAATGACATCATCACT ATCATTTCGCAAAAGGATGAGCACTGTTGGGTCGGTGAGCTCAATGGCCTTAGAG GCTGGTTTCCAGCAAAGTTTGTTGAGATTCTAGATGAAAGGAGCAAGGAG TACTCACTAGCAGGTGATGACTCTGTGACAGAGGCAGTGACAGACCTGGCCAGAGGGACTCTATGTCCATCTCTAAAGGCCATCTTTCAGCATGGTCTAAAGAAACCATCTATACTTGGGGGGCCATGTCACCCTTGGTTATTCATAGAGGAG GCGGCCAGCAGGGAGGTAGAGAGGGACTTCAATTCTGTTTACTCCAGGCTGGTGCTGtgtaaaacctacag GTTAGATGAAGATGGGAAAGTACTAACACCAGAGGAGCTGCTCTACAGA GCAGTGCAGTCAGTCAACATGAGCCACGATGCAGCACACGCTCAAATGGATGTCAAGTTTAGGTCTCTTGTGTGTGTTGGGCTGAA TGAGCAGGTGCTGCACTTATGGTTGGAGGTGTTGTGCTCCAGCATGGCTGCTGTAGAAAAATGGTATCATCCATGGTCTTTCCTTCGTAGTCCTGGATGGGTCCAAATCAAGTGTGAGCTCAG GGTCCTGTCAAAGTTTGCTTTCAGTCTCTCCCAAGATTGTGAGCTACCCGACAAAAAGGAG GAGAAGGAGCAGAAGCCACTGAAAGAGGGAGTGCAGGACATGTTGGTCAAACATCACCTGTTCAGCTGGGACATTGACGGCTAG